Proteins from one Ignavibacteria bacterium genomic window:
- a CDS encoding site-specific DNA-methyltransferase, producing MRQAAEIFLTERQRLYDRFADRLETAYNLSRKIVSFQANKDKPVYRWFKYKEGFSSSLVKYFLTEYSSQPGRVLDPFAGVGTTLFAAQELGWKSYGIELLPIGDFVMQARESLNGIDTEQLIKTVKNIWTELVKVDLYDHHIKHISITKDAFPDETEKYLNKYLTYCSKIKEKKIQAVLRLAAFTVLEEISFTRKDGQYLRWDYRSKRELSGKPFDKGEILTFEDALKHKLHQIITDVSSNTSESLFNQFESNGHKQHPVKIIQGSCLEELPKLENDFFDFIVTSPPYCNRYDYTRTYALELVYLGYNNEQVRNLRQSMLSCTVENKEKIDQLYQFYASIGRPETFDQVMKVYNDSDAMTEVNKVLDVLNKLQKLNNNNIPRMVRNYFLELCFVVCEMARVTKNGGYCVMVNDNVRYGGEEIPADLILSEFAEDFGYNINKIFVLPKGKGNSSQQMGNYGRTEVRKCVYLWQKR from the coding sequence ATGAGACAAGCAGCAGAAATATTCCTTACTGAACGACAAAGACTTTACGACCGATTTGCAGACAGGTTGGAGACTGCCTATAATTTAAGCCGGAAAATAGTAAGCTTTCAAGCTAATAAAGATAAGCCAGTTTATCGCTGGTTCAAATACAAAGAAGGTTTTTCATCCAGTCTTGTAAAATACTTCCTGACAGAATATTCTTCACAGCCTGGACGAGTATTAGATCCATTTGCTGGAGTCGGGACAACGCTTTTCGCTGCACAAGAACTCGGCTGGAAATCGTATGGAATTGAGCTTTTGCCCATTGGTGATTTCGTTATGCAGGCGAGAGAATCACTGAACGGCATCGACACGGAGCAATTAATAAAAACTGTAAAAAATATTTGGACCGAACTTGTCAAAGTCGACCTCTACGATCATCATATAAAACACATTTCAATTACCAAAGATGCTTTTCCTGACGAGACAGAAAAATATCTTAACAAGTACTTGACCTACTGCTCAAAAATTAAAGAAAAAAAAATCCAAGCCGTTTTACGCCTTGCCGCTTTTACAGTTTTGGAAGAAATCAGCTTCACTCGAAAAGACGGACAATATTTGCGTTGGGATTATCGTTCAAAAAGAGAACTTTCCGGAAAGCCCTTTGACAAAGGTGAAATATTAACTTTTGAAGACGCATTAAAACATAAGTTACATCAAATAATCACAGACGTATCATCGAATACGTCAGAATCTCTTTTTAACCAATTTGAAAGCAACGGACACAAACAACATCCTGTTAAAATCATTCAGGGTTCGTGTCTTGAAGAATTGCCAAAACTTGAAAATGATTTTTTTGATTTTATCGTTACTTCACCACCTTACTGCAACCGATACGACTACACAAGAACTTATGCATTGGAGCTGGTTTATCTTGGTTATAACAATGAACAAGTTCGTAATCTTCGTCAATCAATGCTTTCTTGCACCGTTGAAAACAAAGAAAAAATTGATCAACTATATCAATTTTATGCTTCTATCGGCAGACCTGAAACCTTTGACCAGGTTATGAAAGTTTACAACGATTCAGATGCAATGACTGAAGTCAATAAAGTTCTTGACGTGTTGAATAAATTGCAGAAGTTGAATAATAACAATATTCCGAGAATGGTAAGAAACTATTTTCTGGAATTGTGTTTTGTTGTTTGCGAAATGGCGCGAGTTACCAAAAACGGCGGGTATTGTGTTATGGTAAACGACAATGTTCGTTACGGCGGTGAAGAAATCCCGGCCGATTTAATTTTATCTGAGTTTGCAGAAGACTTTGGATACAATATCAATAAAATATTTGTTTTGCCTAAAGGCAAAGGAAACAGCAGTCAGCAAATGGGCAACTATGGGCGAACCGAAGTCCGCAAATGTGTTTACTTATGGCAAAAAAGATAA